From a single Calothrix sp. NIES-2098 genomic region:
- a CDS encoding putative CheW protein, with amino-acid sequence MVQGNDSFRALPILENSPQGNNQRFLRFPLNGKVNGLLPLADLRGVIQVALTEILPVPQVAEFLLGIMNWRGEAIWILDLAGLLGATHWCRRENVRNSGMAMLVQIQNQTVGLLVEQVNTIEVYDSQERLAISASMLPTRLKSFLQGYFMDAQGSPLMLVDIHAVIQALQSI; translated from the coding sequence ATGGTACAGGGCAATGATAGCTTTAGAGCGCTACCCATTCTGGAAAACTCTCCTCAAGGAAACAACCAGAGGTTTTTAAGATTTCCGTTGAATGGAAAGGTAAATGGGTTACTCCCACTAGCCGATTTGCGGGGAGTAATTCAAGTTGCGCTCACAGAGATTTTACCAGTGCCGCAGGTAGCAGAATTCTTGTTAGGCATCATGAATTGGCGAGGAGAAGCTATCTGGATTCTCGATCTAGCAGGTTTACTGGGAGCAACACACTGGTGTCGGCGAGAAAATGTTCGCAACTCTGGCATGGCGATGCTTGTTCAAATCCAGAATCAAACTGTCGGGCTATTGGTGGAGCAAGTCAATACCATTGAAGTTTACGATTCCCAAGAACGGTTAGCGATTTCGGCATCAATGTTACCCACCCGACTCAAATCGTTCTTGCAGGGTTATTTTATGGATGCTCAAGGTAGCCCTTTGATGTTAGTTGACATCCATGCTGTGATTCAAGCCCTTCAGTCTATTTAA
- a CDS encoding gas vesicle synthesis protein GvpW encodes MSIYAYALLVPIASPLVLPVGMEKNTELVYSSGLAAIVEPEISLEAIQATDERLLQAVLTHDRVIREIFQQTPLLPLRFGNGFNSVETLLNHLEKHQQQYLQTLTHLAEKVEYTLKATPCNLLDDADTIDARGKAYLLAKKQRYQTQQAFQAQQCEQWEFLNQLILKTYTDVICETRQPDVRQIHFLAQRNDSTLSKQQFSLWQLQCSHWQLALSESLPPYHFLKNNII; translated from the coding sequence ATGTCAATATATGCCTATGCTCTTCTAGTACCGATCGCATCACCGCTTGTTCTCCCTGTAGGGATGGAAAAAAATACCGAACTCGTTTACTCTTCTGGTTTAGCCGCGATCGTAGAGCCGGAAATCTCATTGGAGGCTATACAAGCAACAGATGAGCGTTTACTTCAAGCTGTATTAACCCACGATCGCGTGATTCGAGAAATTTTTCAACAAACTCCCCTTCTTCCCCTACGCTTTGGCAACGGTTTTAACTCTGTTGAAACACTCCTGAATCATCTAGAAAAGCACCAACAGCAATATCTACAAACCCTAACCCACCTAGCAGAAAAAGTTGAGTACACTTTAAAAGCTACACCTTGTAATTTGCTTGATGATGCTGACACTATTGATGCTAGAGGGAAAGCCTATTTATTAGCTAAAAAGCAACGCTACCAAACACAGCAAGCATTTCAAGCACAACAATGCGAACAGTGGGAATTCTTGAACCAGTTAATTCTCAAAACATATACAGATGTTATCTGTGAAACTCGACAGCCAGATGTGCGGCAAATCCACTTTTTAGCACAACGCAACGATTCAACGCTCAGTAAGCAGCAGTTTTCTCTTTGGCAACTACAATGCTCACATTGGCAATTAGCATTAAGCGAGTCTCTGCCACCCTATCATTTTCTCAAAAATAATATCATATAA
- a CDS encoding gas vesicle protein GvpC, whose product MALKNLWEQERQERLQITAERRQQVNQWKQLTQQELQLQADVLHQELSSSVTSLHNNRKLQQQQFQQEIVERQLEILQIKTDVCQRQQEYRQQRAAKAQALFQDLQNFRAILHKNVWGDVSDGLCLRTHEQVVAPPPAKTEKIVATVPKWSISRSGIKATGFRPSVNTMTKKVPALNADNKSKVQQYIQQAEGATLIEIEEVIGLSRVQTIDILRSLIKQGVLEQRDRQYFIRQSAIS is encoded by the coding sequence ATGGCTCTCAAAAATTTATGGGAACAAGAGCGACAAGAGCGATTGCAAATAACTGCTGAACGCCGTCAACAAGTTAACCAGTGGAAACAGCTAACTCAACAAGAATTGCAGCTGCAAGCAGATGTGCTTCATCAAGAATTGAGCAGTTCTGTTACTAGCCTTCACAACAACAGAAAGTTACAACAGCAGCAATTTCAACAAGAGATTGTAGAGCGGCAATTGGAAATATTGCAAATAAAAACAGATGTCTGCCAACGCCAGCAAGAATACCGCCAACAGCGGGCAGCAAAGGCTCAGGCATTATTCCAAGATTTGCAAAATTTCCGGGCAATTTTACATAAAAATGTCTGGGGCGATGTCTCCGACGGGCTGTGCCTACGCACTCATGAACAAGTAGTTGCCCCGCCTCCTGCTAAAACAGAGAAAATAGTGGCAACGGTTCCAAAATGGTCAATATCTCGTTCTGGAATTAAAGCCACTGGTTTTCGTCCTTCAGTCAATACCATGACTAAGAAAGTGCCTGCCTTAAATGCAGATAATAAATCTAAAGTGCAGCAATATATTCAGCAAGCTGAAGGAGCAACTCTAATAGAAATTGAAGAGGTGATAGGCTTAAGCCGGGTACAAACGATAGATATCTTGCGCTCCTTAATCAAACAAGGAGTACTAGAACAACGCGATCGCCAATACTTTATTCGGCAATCAGCAATTTCTTGA
- a CDS encoding gas vesicle protein GvpA, giving the protein MAVEKVNSSSSLAEVIDRILDKGIVVDAWVRVSLVGIELLAVEARIVIASVETYLRYAEAVGLTSQAAVPSAA; this is encoded by the coding sequence ATGGCTGTTGAGAAAGTTAACTCATCTTCAAGTCTGGCTGAAGTTATTGACCGCATTTTAGACAAAGGAATTGTAGTTGATGCTTGGGTGCGTGTTTCTTTAGTTGGTATTGAACTTTTAGCAGTTGAAGCTCGGATTGTGATTGCTTCAGTTGAAACTTACTTAAGATATGCCGAAGCAGTTGGTTTAACATCTCAGGCTGCTGTTCCATCTGCTGCTTAA
- a CDS encoding response regulator receiver protein — MKQLIEQLQTKLFTGRLNLGARDGPTWTLYFRLGRLIWQAGGSNADERWRRYLSQYFPNLDVTKLEGLVSPQENYREYCILAKLREQKLIEQQQLVSLITSLIAEVLFDIIQFVEAKRNSNNPAEKLSYTTVVGEVPGFLLAVIPTEEVWKQATQAWQEWRDAGLATYSPNLYPVIQKLELLQGQASSKLIISLVDGTKTLRGLGQKIGRDALALTRVLMPLVKAGAIAFSPTPSPRKVGISQETGNPSSAVNNPNSSPKIEENTVIQTAPPATNKQIVSPSSAVNHPNSSQKTEENTVIQTAPSATNKQIVSPSSAVNHPNSSRKTQENTVIQTAPPAASKAIIDVSRPLVACVDDSPTICRSLEEILSQHGYRFVGIQDSLTAVLKLIKSKPDFIFLDLLMPKVNGYEICAQIRKTPSLKDVPVVILTGKDGIVDRMRTKLVGATDFLGKPVESEKVLNMLHKYLTV, encoded by the coding sequence GTGAAACAATTGATCGAGCAACTTCAAACTAAACTATTCACAGGCAGGCTGAATCTTGGAGCCAGGGACGGGCCGACTTGGACGCTATATTTTCGTTTAGGACGATTAATTTGGCAGGCAGGCGGTTCTAATGCCGATGAGCGATGGCGACGATACTTGTCGCAATACTTTCCTAATCTGGATGTAACAAAGTTGGAGGGGCTTGTCTCTCCCCAGGAAAATTATCGCGAGTATTGCATTCTTGCTAAATTGCGAGAACAAAAATTAATCGAACAACAACAACTTGTTAGCCTGATTACAAGCTTAATAGCTGAAGTTCTGTTTGATATAATCCAGTTCGTTGAAGCCAAAAGAAATAGCAACAATCCAGCAGAAAAATTGTCATATACTACAGTTGTTGGTGAAGTTCCTGGGTTTCTCCTAGCTGTAATACCAACTGAGGAAGTATGGAAACAGGCTACACAAGCCTGGCAAGAATGGCGAGATGCAGGATTAGCTACTTACTCGCCCAATTTATATCCTGTCATTCAAAAACTTGAGCTACTCCAAGGACAAGCATCCTCTAAACTGATTATTTCTCTAGTTGATGGCACAAAAACTTTACGAGGTCTAGGGCAAAAAATCGGCCGGGATGCCTTAGCTTTGACTCGGGTATTGATGCCATTGGTAAAAGCAGGAGCGATCGCTTTTTCACCCACCCCAAGCCCCAGAAAGGTTGGAATTAGTCAAGAAACTGGCAACCCGTCCAGTGCAGTTAACAATCCTAATTCTTCACCGAAGATAGAAGAAAACACTGTTATACAAACTGCCCCTCCAGCGACTAACAAACAAATTGTCAGTCCATCCAGTGCAGTTAATCATCCCAATTCTTCACAGAAGACAGAAGAAAACACTGTTATACAAACTGCTCCTTCAGCGACTAACAAACAAATTGTCAGTCCGTCCAGTGCAGTTAATCATCCCAATTCTTCACGGAAGACACAAGAGAACACTGTGATACAAACTGCCCCCCCAGCGGCGAGCAAAGCAATTATAGATGTCTCAAGACCTTTAGTAGCCTGTGTAGATGATAGTCCAACGATCTGTCGCAGTTTAGAGGAAATTCTCAGCCAACATGGTTATCGCTTTGTTGGCATTCAAGACTCTTTGACGGCAGTTTTAAAGCTAATTAAAAGCAAGCCCGACTTCATTTTTTTGGATCTTTTGATGCCAAAAGTTAATGGCTATGAAATTTGTGCTCAAATCCGTAAAACTCCAAGTCTCAAAGATGTGCCAGTTGTCATCTTAACGGGGAAAGATGGAATAGTAGATCGGATGCGAACAAAATTAGTAGGGGCAACTGACTTTTTGGGTAAACCCGTAGAGTCAGAAAAAGTACTCAATATGCTGCACAAGTATTTAACCGTTTAG
- a CDS encoding ATPase central domain-containing protein, whose product MDDIFKGFEQLLEIAKALEEKAEKGELKTSIQIRSHNLSSIPRQGNIPRQNNSSRVRSNSTDAATPMDDAEVTPPSPRTNSKTSWQNVGGLGDVLKEIRELVEIPLKRPDLLAKLGLEPPRGVLLVGPPGTGKTLTARVLAEELELNYIAINGPEVMSKYYGEAEARLRSIFEKATRSAPCLIFIDEIDSLAPDRSQVEGEVEKRLVAQLLGLMDGFAKTEGVLVLAATNRPDYLDPALRRPGRFDREVHFRVPDRNGRLEILTILTSAMPLETAVDLGAIADLAVGFVGADIKALCQKAAYIALRRQVPSLNSAIPENMTIVQQDFLEAIKEIKPSVLRDVAVEVPSVSWDDIGGLDDVKQKLQESVEGALLYPELYEQTKAKPPRGILLWGPPGTGKTLLAKAIASQARANFIAVNGPELLSRWVGAAEQAVRELFRKARQAAPCVVFIDEIDTLAPARGRFTGDSGVSDRVVGQLLTELDGLHECPKVLLVGATNRPETLDPALLRAGRLDLQIKIDLPDRASRLAILRVHNLDRPLVDVDLETWATVTEGWNGADLALLSNQAALSAIRRYRAQGLSDSSLIQITNDDFQVTYQMLANQHQSE is encoded by the coding sequence ATGGACGACATATTTAAAGGATTTGAACAGCTACTAGAAATCGCCAAAGCATTAGAAGAAAAAGCAGAGAAAGGCGAGTTAAAAACTTCTATTCAAATTCGCTCTCATAATCTCAGTAGCATTCCCCGACAAGGCAATATTCCAAGACAAAATAATTCCAGCCGAGTCCGATCCAATTCCACCGATGCAGCAACACCAATGGATGATGCTGAAGTCACCCCCCCATCACCTCGGACAAACTCAAAAACTTCTTGGCAAAATGTCGGCGGCTTAGGTGATGTTCTCAAAGAAATCAGAGAGTTAGTCGAAATTCCCCTAAAACGTCCAGATTTATTAGCAAAATTAGGCTTAGAGCCTCCGCGTGGGGTTTTGCTAGTTGGCCCGCCCGGTACAGGAAAAACTTTAACAGCCCGTGTTTTGGCAGAAGAGTTAGAGTTAAACTACATTGCCATCAATGGCCCAGAGGTGATGAGCAAGTATTACGGGGAAGCAGAAGCACGTTTGCGAAGCATTTTTGAGAAAGCAACTCGTTCTGCTCCCTGTCTGATATTTATTGATGAAATTGACAGTCTCGCCCCAGATCGCAGCCAAGTAGAAGGTGAAGTTGAAAAAAGACTAGTGGCGCAGTTGCTTGGGTTAATGGATGGGTTTGCCAAAACCGAAGGCGTACTCGTACTAGCAGCAACAAATCGTCCCGATTACCTCGATCCGGCCCTGCGTCGTCCGGGACGCTTTGATCGCGAAGTTCATTTTCGAGTTCCCGATCGCAATGGACGATTGGAAATTCTCACGATTTTAACAAGTGCTATGCCGTTGGAGACTGCGGTTGATTTAGGAGCGATCGCCGATTTAGCTGTCGGTTTTGTTGGTGCAGATATCAAAGCTCTTTGTCAAAAAGCAGCCTACATTGCCCTTCGTCGTCAAGTCCCCTCGCTCAACAGTGCCATTCCTGAGAACATGACTATCGTACAGCAGGATTTTCTTGAAGCAATTAAGGAGATAAAACCCTCAGTTCTCAGGGATGTAGCAGTTGAAGTACCAAGTGTCAGTTGGGATGACATTGGTGGATTGGATGATGTGAAACAAAAACTTCAAGAATCTGTAGAGGGGGCACTCCTCTATCCCGAACTATACGAGCAAACCAAAGCCAAGCCTCCTCGTGGGATTCTGTTGTGGGGGCCGCCGGGAACGGGAAAAACATTACTTGCAAAAGCAATCGCTTCCCAGGCTAGAGCCAACTTTATTGCTGTGAATGGCCCGGAATTACTCAGCCGATGGGTAGGTGCCGCAGAACAGGCAGTTAGAGAACTCTTTCGCAAAGCTCGGCAAGCAGCTCCTTGCGTTGTGTTTATAGATGAAATTGATACCCTGGCACCAGCACGGGGACGATTCACTGGTGATTCTGGAGTTAGCGATCGCGTTGTCGGTCAACTGCTCACCGAATTGGATGGGTTGCATGAATGCCCGAAAGTATTGTTAGTCGGAGCAACCAATCGTCCAGAAACCCTCGATCCTGCCTTGCTTAGAGCCGGAAGATTGGACTTACAAATAAAAATCGATCTCCCAGATCGAGCCAGCCGATTAGCGATTTTACGAGTTCACAATCTAGATCGCCCCTTGGTTGATGTCGATTTGGAAACCTGGGCGACAGTTACCGAGGGTTGGAATGGCGCAGACTTGGCTTTGTTGAGCAATCAAGCTGCTTTAAGCGCAATTCGTCGATACCGCGCCCAGGGATTGAGCGACTCCAGCCTGATTCAGATTACAAATGATGATTTCCAAGTTACATATCAGATGCTTGCCAATCAGCATCAATCTGAATAG
- a CDS encoding response regulator receiver, CheY, with protein sequence MKKVLLVEDSLTESEKMTRFLEQGGYSVYEVRSGEEAQLRLKQQKPDLILLDLILPGQSGFEFCRKLKADPITKAIPVVICSTKNTDVDRTWGNMSGADAYLVKPVDENTLLQTVSKFIR encoded by the coding sequence ATGAAAAAAGTTCTATTAGTTGAAGATAGCCTCACAGAATCCGAAAAGATGACACGTTTCTTAGAGCAAGGAGGATATTCAGTTTATGAAGTTCGCAGTGGTGAAGAGGCTCAACTGCGGTTAAAACAACAAAAGCCTGACTTGATCTTACTGGATTTGATTTTGCCAGGACAAAGTGGATTTGAGTTCTGCCGCAAGTTGAAAGCCGATCCGATAACAAAAGCAATCCCGGTAGTGATTTGCTCAACTAAAAACACAGATGTTGATAGAACTTGGGGCAATATGAGTGGTGCCGATGCCTATTTAGTCAAACCTGTAGATGAAAATACCTTGCTCCAGACTGTTAGTAAATTTATTCGCTAA